The Sciurus carolinensis chromosome 18, mSciCar1.2, whole genome shotgun sequence genome contains a region encoding:
- the Flywch2 gene encoding FLYWCH family member 2, with protein sequence MSLPKSSDQEGKGVKADQEPSPEAGTDVIPAAPRKPRKFSKLVLLTASKDSAKVAGAKRKGVHCIMSLGVPGPATLAKALLKTHPEAQRAIEAAPQEPEQKRSKPDSDFGGKEDSGFAATDPAGRGEPTAACPATPSASA encoded by the exons ATGTCCCTGCCTAAGTCCAGTGATCAGGAAGGCAAGGGTGTGAAGGCCGACCAGGAGCCGTCCCCGGAGGCGGGCACGGATGTCATTCCGGCAGCCCCCAGGAAGCCCAGGAAGTTCTCCAAACTGGTCCTGTTGACAGCCTCCAAAGACAGCGCCAAAGTGGCTGGGGCCAAGCGCAAAGGAGTACACTGCATCATGTCCCTGGGGGTACCGGGCCCTGCCACCCTGGCCAAGGCCCTCCTTAAGACCCATCCAGAGGCTCAGCGGGCCATTGAGGCAGCCCCTCAGGAGCCTGAGCAAAAACGCAGCAAGCCGGACTCCG ACTTTGGCGGCAAGGAAGACAGCGGATTTGCAGCCACGGATCCCGCTGGGCGCGGGGAGCCCACTGCCGCCTGCCCTGCTACACCCAGTGCGTCTGCGTAA